AAAAGTTGAAAATTTcataagaattttattttttttccaagaactCAGTTCATGCTCACATATACGTGCAAGcttgtgtatatgtatgtatactgTTGTGCATTTACAATGGAACtgtttacaaggaaaaaatataatttgtatttAGAGATTAGATGGTGtctcctgaaaaagaaaaaataatacgCTAGAtgtggctgcttttttttcttcttttaataacTTCTCATCTTCATTGCCACTTTGGCAGTAGCAGCAGTGGTGCTTTCCGTTAACATTTCAGTGAGGAGAATGAACCAATGAATGGCAAAAATTCCAGGTTTCTTATTGGCAAGAAGATTCCCACAGATGCAATGAAACTATGAGGAATGCCCAGATTAGATCATACCAACAATAGGAGATTTACAGTGTAGCTTCATCAcaaaacagagattaaaaactgcagaatattttcatctgacttatttttaaaacaagttacAACTccattgaaatgttttgtttttatagaggCCTATGAAAGAACATGCCGCTACTTTGCTAGGAAAACCAACTCAGTGGTTGTGTCTGTTGGGTAAGTGGAGTCGATCCAAACACACAACGTGACAGCCATTCGTGTCTCCTTTCCAGGTTTATAATTCTTTAATGCTTTAGTCGCTGCAAGCCAAGTTCCTAGCAATCTGCATCGagtatttgtatttaatgaTCACATGCATTACACCAGCACTAATTACCCTTAGAAAGAGCTAGTCAACTAATCCCCACTTACttatttccaaatttccatTATAGCAATTTTATAATTTGTAGCTACCATTAGATGaggatgtttttatttcctaaatcCATACACAAAGCACTGTAAGCTGAAGCCTGCATTGTGTTTGAAGTGTAACTACCTCTGTTGATAGCACAGTTGCCCAGACCACTAAATACTCATTTTAGTAGTTGTTCTGAAAAACTGTGTGCGCACAGAGTCCACATTTAACTTGCAACCAGAGATGaccatttaaaatctttttgtgatgagctgtaatatatttttaaaagaatcaaattttaaaaattcacaaaaacGGTTGTTGTCTtggaattttattaaaattgcaCTAATTGCTATTTACATCCCAAAACACTTGGAGAATCATTAGCTCTTATTGATTCTGTTTATAAAGAATTCAgcttacagaaaaatgctgaaacctttttgtattttcattatccATTTTCTACACTCATATTGTCTAACCATTTGTTTGGAAATTTTCACTTTGATTTCTAAGTAGAATTGCTGATAGATTAATTTACGCATATGTGCCTTGCCATCTAATTGTACAGAAAGTCAGTGTGTGCCCTCAGTCCCCTGAGTCACCTAATAGgcaattaaatacatattttgcaaAGATAGAAGAATGCACTGACCCCCCTCAAACATTACCAATAGTAGCAATAAGACAGCATAAGCAGTAATTATTAGCAATTCTGTTGATGTAATTATAATCTCAGAAAGTTGTCCTTTCTTCAGAATGAAATATATGAAAGCATGAATGTAAGGACAACAAGGGTACCATTCGTTAGATATGACTATGTTAAAACACTTTCATTCCTATTTAGGTATCGCTTAGCTCCTGAGTACCCATATCCAACCCAATTTGAGGATTGTCTCACTGCCACCATACATTTTATGAGGACAGCACAAGATTATGGAGTAGACCCTTCTCGCATTATTGTCTGTGGAGATAGCAGTGGAGGTACactcactgctgctgttgcccaAGCACTGGTAAACAGAAGAGATGTCCCAAAGCTGAGAGCACAAATCCTAATATATCCTTTTCTCCAGGGTGCAGACTTTAATTTGCCTTCCTATCAGCAGAATGAGGGCATTCCCGTTTTGTTAAAGGAACGAACCGTCTCTCTTGGTTTGAAGTATCTCAATACAGACTTGTCTGCCATAAACAATGTGCTTCAAGGCTGTCATGTTTCAGAAGAACTGAGACTGAAGTATCAGAAATGGCTGAGTCCTGATAACATCCCTCATGAGTTTAAAACAAGAGGCTACACACCAAGTACAGAACAACCATTCTCAGAAGAAATCTATACATTGGTCAAGGCTTTTCTTGAGCCTGTTTTTTCACCACTGCTATCTGAAGATAGTGTTATTGCTCAGCTTCCTGAGACTTTCATTCTGACCTGCGAATATGATGTACTTAGAGATGATGGACTGCTGTACAAGAAACGATTAGAGGATCAGGGTGTAAAAGTGACCTTGTGCCATCTGCAAGAAGGATTCCATGGAACAATATTCTTAGCACTTTATGGTAAGATTACATCATTCAAATCTGGACTCAAAGGCCTGGAAAAGATAACAAAATTTCTAAGGTTGATGTAAGactctgtttctttcattctctttcctgATTCCTATTGCTCACTGCttgcaaagatttttcaaaaacaccttcgattttccttttcttaaatcatCTCTTGAAATTTCGGCATTGGATTTATTGTCCTTTTTATCCAAGAAATTGATTTTGTGATggctttctcttcatttttacttaCGGTATGCAAAATCAGATGAATTTACCTTTCTTCTACTATCTCCTTCggagttttctgttttaccCATAAAAGATCTGGCCCCCATGGCAAGTGTTTCACAATGCATCATAGATtaatagaatcattcaggttggaaaagacctctaagatcatctagtccaacctttaacctagtactaaattctaccactaaaccatgttactaagttctaaatctacacatttcttgaagacctccagggatggtgactcaaccacttctctTGGCATGCCATTCCAATGCCGCACaatcctttcagtaaagaaagttctcctaatatccaacctaaaccttccccTGAAGCTTGGCTTAATAAAGTTcgaataataatatataaactGCGATATATAGCAAGCATGGTCCATGATTTACCAAGATATTTATCTTATGAAAGCTGAGTTTGAGACAGCCTTGAAGAGAGGTGAATGTAGCAGAAAAGATGTGAGCATagacataaaagaaagaagtttcaACCCTGCAACCATACTCCTGTTCTGGGACCCCTAGTATGAGAGAGACCTAGACATACTGGAAAGAATCCAATGCGGGACCACCACGATGAGCAAAGgactagagcacctctcctgtgagagagctgggactgttcagcctggagaaaaggaagctcaGAGGGATCTTttcaatgtctataaatacctgagacATTTTGCTGAAATAGTAACCCTAACATTCCTGGCTGTTAGTAAAATCACTTAGAATGATATAAATACATGAAGATAAGAGGAGAATGAATTTATTGCCTGTGATTAGAAATGATGGTAAACTatgagagtttaaaaaaaacaactagcaAACAGGACTAAACACATTTCCAATCAGAGTatacttatttaaaattttaaatgtttttcatgacAAAGTTCTATCTATTTCCACATATAAAAGTTGATATTCCTTGATGTATAATCAACacaaataattacataaaatattttatatctacattttacatgcattttgATAAAAAAGAGTTTGCACATAGGATTTGGCATTTAACTTAGATCTGTGTTAATGATTTGTAATTGATAATGAATATCTGAGATGGAAGACATCCTCGAATAAAAATGTCACTGTGATGTAAATATACTTGTTGCattctatttatttcatattttgataTTAGAAATGTGAGTATTGCCAAGAGATGTcagtaaacattttaatgacACTGTTCTCCTGAGGTGAATGTTTCACACTATAAttgtttcctctctgtttttattatacTCTTATATCCTGCATTACAATAATTTCTCATGCTATTAGACACTAATATCATGAATTCTTCAGTATGTTGGAGACATACTGCATTTCCATGCAGAAATGGAAGCATGGGTAGGATGTAATTTCACTTACAGTCAAAACTTCTGACTATCTTTGATTAAATGAATACCCGAAACACTGCCCACACTATGAACTACTTTTGTTCTTGTCAGAGAAATTTCTAGctctataatttaaaaataataagctCTTTATCTGACATTATTGCATACATCTTCTGCCCACTACTGGCTTATTTAAACTATAATCAAAAGCAAAGAATGCTGAAGACAATTATGTACGGGAAGTCTTCAGGTGGAATAAGATACCTTACAAACAATGGAAGGATGTTCTGCTATACTCAGCATGGCTCTGTTATTTATATTCAGcatactggaaaataaagcCTGCTAGAACAATCTGAATGCCATCTAGCTAAACTCacaaagtctttaaaaaataagtatataaatatatatatatttacagggTTTTTCCACATGGTCTTTCAAAATTAACACAATTTGCATGACCAAAATAGCAAAAATCTCCTACATATCTAGGCAGACATATCAGTTATACTGACTTTTGAATGctattcaaaatgaattttgaacTATTTTGCATATGGGCAAAAATGATACTAATTTTGAGGTTTACGTTCTTCATTGGCATGGGTGGCAATTTGTCCATAAAGTTATAGAAGAATACATTAGAAGAATATGTATTAGAAGAATAAATACATACAGAGAATGTCAGAgtgagacaaagaaaaaggctgGCAACTGTTTAGGTAATAAAGCCCCAAGAAGACATGCTGAAGACACTAtagatcttttctttctttaatgacTCGACTAGTAGTAAAATAACTGGTTATTCTGAACATTCAGTACTCACAATAAAATCTCAGCGCACGTATTCCTTCAACAAAGTAATGGAGCGTGAACAAGACTGGTCCACTCCAGAGGTGTCAACCCTAAATAATTTGGACAGGAGCCACATTCTAGTCTGTTCTCTAGACTTTTGCACATAGGCAGTATATCACAAATAAGAGGATTCAGGAACAGATCAGAACATTGTCAGGACATGAAAACTAGTGAAATGCTGAAAAGGTCTGTGAAGCTGGGAGGTCTAGATACTATTTGAATGGCTATATATTACAGAAAGAtgttaagaaaattaagaaagggaaagcaaattGTTGTGCACCATTCCAACCACCAGATGTCAGTATACAATTGATATTTCAATGCTATTAGAATAacctgggaaactgctttctgctcttgGGCACATAATCTGAGCACCCGAAAGACATTACAAAAGGTCATAGAACGTTTTagacttaaatatttttactgaacCTGCTGCTATGCCTTCATATACTAAAGCAGTAGGTTTAACAACACAGTAGGATTTAAGCCATACTAATTTTCGAGTTCAATTACCTGTTCTAAACCAATCAAGTTATAGCGGTTTATTACAGAACTTTACAACTTCAattatcttctgttttgctATCTTTACATTACCTCTTTGTACTACTCTATTTAAAAGCCAATACACAACaggtattttggaaaataagcaGGCAATTAGAAAATACTCCAAATTTTGAattcaattattaaaaaaacatttaatattattCTCTACTTATGATGCACATTCTCTGTAGGATactgctgctgaaataaataGAGAGAATCCTGTAAACTATGGTTTCTTTTATTCCTGTCAGTTGTCTTCCAATTGCCCGTTACCCCAGTGATTCATTGTGTTTATTGACTCTCTCATGATAGTGAACAGAACAGAacggaacagaacagaacagttggaaggggccttcaAAGAtcgagtccaactgcctgatctcttcagggctaaccaaaagctAAAGCACATCAGTGAGGGagttgtccaaatgcctcttgaacactgtcTGGCACTGGGCATCAGCCACCTCtctagggagcctgttccagtgtttggcCACCCTCATGGTAACGGAATTgtccctaacacccagcctgaccctcccctggcgcagctcTGGGCAGTTCGATGCCATCAGTTacctgggagcagagagcagtgcCTCCCTCGGTGCTTCCCCTGCTCAGGGCACTGCAGAGAGCAACTGGGTCACCTCGtggcctccttttctccaaaccGGACAACCCAAGcgtcctcagcctctccttacAGGATGTGccctccagcccttttaccagctttgttgccccaaaatgcagtttgccctcttggctgccagagcacactgctggctcatgctgcGCCTGATATCACCAGCatccccaggtccctttctgcagggctgctccctccAGCCACgcatctcccagtctgtacctgtgtccggccctgctccatcccaggtgcagcatGCGACgttttcctttgctgaacttcatgccATTGACGACTGCCCAGTGCTCCAATCTAGCTAGATCCCTCTGCACAGCCTCTCGTCACTGCagggagtcaacagcacctcccagttccATCTTTGATGATTACCATCagcagcaaacttgctgaggatgcattcCTCTCCTGCTAACCTGAATATTCTGAGTTACAAGTATCAGCTGGATCTGGCCACAGCAAATTAAGGCTGTTGCAGTTCTGCCATTTACATTCAAACTGCTTATGACTCAAGAACACATTTTGGTGTGGTGGCCTATCATGAAATGCCAGGTTGAGGTTCTGGAGCAGTTTATTTGGACTCTGGGTGGAGCAGAGTTCACCCATCCTGAGGAACAGAACTGCACAGCCACAGAGGCACACACATCCAAGAACTCATCCACATTTCAGAATGCTACGTTAACAAAAGCCTTCCACAGAGTCATCATTTCGAAAAAGTTCCTGCTCTGAATCGTACAAcacaaaatctgaatttttcatCACTGAATGCTAACACATAATACCTGTTAccatttttacttcaaattttTGACACAGTACAGCTTTTTACTGCAGAATTTGTTAGCAAGTGTTTAAGCTGGGAGTCATTTGGAAGGGATATATTTCATAGCAGAACTTAGAGGAAGAAAGGTAAGGAAAGACTTACAGCAGACTAAATAGAAGGCGATGTTCAGTCATGAATGAGAGCAAAATGCACAAGGAGTGGCTACTAATTTGGGTGGGGAGATGGAGATAACAAAGAGGGAGGACACCAAAAGGGAGGTAGGAGGCAGGCTGAGTGAAGAAAGAGACAGATCAAGTAACTATACGGAACCTTTAATAAACAGTATCATTTAGTGAGGACTAAGCTATAATTTCTCAAATCTTTTTATTGTCCCTCTAAAGGCCACAGTAAATCCATATCCCAGATTGGAAGAGTACGGTGTACAGGTGTGAGGAGGTCTGAGACGCTTTCAGTCATTTGTTTACATAAATCCAGAAATCTGAGCTGGAGGACAGTACGATTTCTCCTTGGTGAAACTGAAGTTAGTTCGCATTATAGAATCTAATTGTCATACTACATTACCTAGagtaaataaacacataaacaCAACCAGGTAAATTATATATACAGGagtgtttcatttcaaaaggtacctgaaaaaacaaacaaacaaacaaacaagaagaattaaaaatggtAACATAGCagcttatttctgcttttaatctttccttgtaatactttttttttttcctttctacgTTCTTAGCTTTATGACTTCCAGTTAGTTACTAAACCTGGCTATACGTGACTGAATCAGTACCTCAGCCATTATATCTAGCAACTTTATCATATTTTAGTTATTGCTTGTAGTATTTCCACTATTACACATAGTAGCTTCACAATAGTCAACTGTTTCCTAACACAGCCTACAATcagaagtgaaatgttttgcaatattttaaggaaagacATTACAAAAACAATAAGACCTGACGTTCATGTAACTCATAAGCATCAGCTACCCTGACATTTTTGGCTTTATTGGTGTTTGGTTTGAAAGCTGCCTGCCTCTTACACTGATAAACAACAGATGTGAAATTGATGAGTTTTATGCATTCTCTACCTTGAATGCACACCAATTTAGGCCTTACAGAAATCAACAGGTTAAGCCTGGTAGGGAGGAAAAACATAATACAACAAACCAGCAACGATCATATTTCTATCAATAGGGATTGTGATAATCCTTTCTCTTGCCATCATTACTATGTCCATTAGaaatatgctgaaaaattatgaaaaaaatgaaaaaaatgactatCTTCTTGCATAAATGGAGACTCTCTGGAAAGAATTTACACTACGTCAATTATGTACTCACCAGCTGATATATTAAACATGTCCATCTCCAGCAACTCTAAATTTGATGAATAAAGTATCAGTTTTATGAGCTCTGAAGagttaaatgttttattagaaCAAAGTATCACATGCATGTCCAGAAATACACATTACAACTCCAAACTCCAAGCTGTATTAGTTCTATCAGGTTTAGTTGAACCTCTTGAATCTTTAGCAAATACAAACCAGTTTCTTTTACAAACAGGCAAAGCATTTGGGGAAGCTGGGGTTTGCAATGAGCTTACTGAAAGAGTAAAAGAATGGATGTATGACAATACATCAGCAAAGAGCTGCAGTGTAAAGAGCTACTGGTAGTAGCTTTTTATCCAAGATAGATTTCTCTCTAGTGCCAGAAAGAACATTCTGTTGTCTGCAAAAATTTAAGGTACTTGTTTCATCGACTGgactgaaagggaagaaaacatgtCTTTTTGACAACTGAACACCtcaaaataattggaaaaaaaacccacactgaCTGTTAGAAACATGGCACCCTCTGCTCAACATGATCTATGAGAGATTGACACCGACCACAGATACTTCTGTTCATACACCTGCAGGTACAGGAATGGCTGACCAGGTATGAAGCGTCTATGAACAAGCATCAGTTGAAAAGTAACATGCAGCAACGGGATTAtttaagtttaatttatttaacacTCTTTCTTCTTTGGTGCTTTCATAACATCTTGGATGACATTACTGGTAAGGTGAAATTAATTAATAGGGAAATTATTGGaaaattttccttccttataGCAAAATAATGAAGCGGCCTTGAGAGATATTTAGCAGATTTCtaaaatgcaatacaaaaaaGGGAGGGCAAtacttttaaattgcttttggtTTACAATCTGTGTTCTGAtattgataaagaaaaaaaaagaaaaagaagttgatAAGGTTAGATTAGAATGAGTATTGGCCATGGATGGCTGGATATGTTTCAATACTGTACAATTTGACATTACTAAGACCAACTAGATTGCTAAATTGGTGAACTATACAAGTAAAAGAAGGCCCCAGTCACCAAATCTCAGCAAAGAAAAGCCCTTACTGCGAAGAGCTGAGGGCTTGCCTATTTCACAAATGTTGGGGCAGATATACATTGCTTTGTCCCACACATTCTTATCTCCACCAGCTAGAATTGTGCAAGCCAGCTGACCTGattgttttgatttaaatattgTGCTAATGAAACTAAGGATGAAATCAGTTTTCAGactggaatttcattttaaaacccaggaaaagaaaaaagtttgggAACTGTAACTTCATGATTGAGTATAACATTCTTAGAGGTTAATCAGTGAAAAGGTTTTACCAGAAACAGCAGTGGCTTGAATCTCCAAAGATATCACATCCTGCACCTGGAGAGACCTTCATGTAAGTTAAGAGTGGCGCAGCCTAGCACTGATTTTACAGTGACCACCTGTACTCCTATATCAGCCTGAAGAATTGAATCTATGCTAAAATTTCACAGCTAAAGTAATAAACATCACATAATCAGGCAAATATTTCCGCAAAACTGTATCACAGGTTATATTCCAAGCAAATGTCCTCTTACTTAACTGGGTCTGTGCATTCCACTATGaatcaaaatcaaaaaatatggatttgattatttttcttcttggagtATCCACCTTGGTGACAACTGCAAGCAGCTGCACATCTCTAAAATTGACAGCTGCAGTGTCCCTCCATAATGAGCCCAGAACAAACAGACAGAGACGATCTTCTCATGTGGCCCCTGGACAGGCATCTCTATGTCAGTGAAGAACACACGATATAGATCAATTCCATACATTTCGAATTTCTCCTTTTGTAAAGAGTAAAtgtttccccctcctccttttttttttttttttttttttttagtataagGAAGTGTTGCCAATAATATCATTAGCAAAGAAGGGTGGAGAATATCAGAGTATTGCAACATTAATAAACTTATTTCTGCTTATAAACTGAGTGCTTAGTCTCCTGTGAAGACACCGCTTGAAAAACGAGGCTTTAGATAgaacagggttttttttgagtTCACTTCCATGGAAGTGAAATGGCATTCATCTATACAGGTTTAGCAATAATTGGAATGGTTTTCATCTCTCCTGTTATAATACCAGCACTGTTTCTGGGGGGGttattttatgactttttcAATTCAAAACTGCCACCTGGAATTGACCAACCTCTAAAGCTTCGGTTTTACCATTCCGTGATGATTACAACCATGATGTCGGTAAGTTAACTTTCTTAATACTGGggatttcctttttattttggtatgATGCTTGGGAGCTGGAAGATAATGGcgcaaggaaaaaaagtaaaatggcaGCAGCAATTCACCCACCTGAAACCTGTAAGCACTGGTAAATAAACCAAATGATATAATTTCTTATGTGGCTAGTTCAGAAAGTAGGATATAGGCATATTTATGAACGATAAGCTTGGgtttttctcattctttaaaaatgcatgtgtgtCAGTGTGTGTATTTACTCACATGAATGTAACATGTATCCAATATATCTACTCCATAATATAAAGACAAAATTCTTTCaaaccaaaagcagaaattaattattttggaaaaaaaaaaaaaagtaaaaatgggAGACCTTCAGATTCAAAAATTCTGGAACTTGTTCCTTCCATCTCCTAAGTCATGTAGGATTTTCAGCGTCATAGGAACTTAGTACAGATTtgtagagaggaaaaaagaatcaaCATAAAAAAAGTTGTTAGTGAGTGTGTTACATCACATTCTAGATCTACATGTTAGTCTTAAAACCAGAATTTCCTTGGGCTAAAAGTGACCACTGAATCCACTAAGAGTCTGGACATTTTTCCCTACAAATACCACAGTATTTTGACATTGACTTCAAAATGGTTGATTTTAAAGTTAAGACATTATGTTGCAGCTGGAATATAGTTAGTCTTTTCCACTAAACCTCAAAAACTTCTTCTCTGGgtaattaaattttctttgtattttttcctacaaaatatATAGTATCttaaatataaa
This window of the Cygnus olor isolate bCygOlo1 chromosome 21, bCygOlo1.pri.v2, whole genome shotgun sequence genome carries:
- the LOC121058407 gene encoding arylacetamide deacetylase-like 4; amino-acid sequence: MELLFTLFLVVLTVFVAMSFYYEHPKAKIPPGMSQRKKLYAFHYIMNFGFGLATLMEKIGITSEVHFLRIMMDGIPPPKDKHLFIKDLRFEKVKVRMYQPKMSTTGQRRGILYFHGGVGRLGSIQAYERTCRYFARKTNSVVVSVGYRLAPEYPYPTQFEDCLTATIHFMRTAQDYGVDPSRIIVCGDSSGGTLTAAVAQALVNRRDVPKLRAQILIYPFLQGADFNLPSYQQNEGIPVLLKERTVSLGLKYLNTDLSAINNVLQGCHVSEELRLKYQKWLSPDNIPHEFKTRGYTPSTEQPFSEEIYTLVKAFLEPVFSPLLSEDSVIAQLPETFILTCEYDVLRDDGLLYKKRLEDQGVKVTLCHLQEGFHGTIFLALYGKITSFKSGLKGLEKITKFLRLM